Proteins co-encoded in one bacterium genomic window:
- a CDS encoding AraC family transcriptional regulator has protein sequence MNNELFDAPSLAVILNQTNWRIVSSLFDEEVDFVHQPTHLKWLRNHTESHPAREILFSLKGNGVYGYKGKIYPCQPGSVFLFNSYESHDNYYPASCPEMLHLWLSLFEHDVVAKILLTREGKIHNLVSSLVLSGDPAACLLTSTWDKLANATSHATVRRAQLLAALASLLLRIVEYGYENSDGHAESNFQSQVIKTIRHHVAKTAGRDVPLSEAARLAGYSKHHFLKLFKRETGQTFHKYVNDCRLQKVTAMLQERRTKTEISEALGFTHLSTFLRWMKAQKNI, from the coding sequence ATGAATAATGAGTTATTTGATGCCCCTTCCCTGGCTGTCATCCTGAATCAAACAAACTGGCGGATAGTTAGTTCATTATTCGACGAAGAAGTGGACTTCGTCCACCAGCCTACTCACCTGAAATGGCTGCGTAACCATACTGAGAGCCACCCCGCCCGTGAGATTCTATTCAGCTTGAAAGGGAATGGGGTCTATGGCTACAAAGGCAAAATCTATCCCTGCCAGCCTGGCTCGGTTTTTCTTTTCAACTCCTACGAATCGCATGACAATTATTATCCAGCCTCCTGCCCGGAAATGCTCCATTTGTGGCTATCGCTTTTTGAACATGACGTGGTCGCGAAAATCCTGTTAACCCGGGAGGGGAAAATACACAACCTGGTGAGTTCACTCGTTCTCAGCGGAGATCCTGCCGCCTGCCTCTTGACCAGCACATGGGATAAACTGGCGAACGCCACTTCACACGCGACAGTCCGGCGCGCGCAATTGCTTGCCGCTCTCGCATCTTTGCTCTTACGTATCGTTGAATACGGGTATGAAAACAGTGACGGCCATGCTGAATCAAATTTCCAAAGTCAGGTCATCAAGACGATTCGCCATCACGTTGCGAAAACGGCGGGGCGCGATGTCCCGCTCTCCGAAGCCGCGCGTTTAGCTGGCTACAGCAAGCACCACTTCCTGAAATTGTTTAAACGTGAAACCGGCCAGACTTTCCACAAGTATGTAAATGACTGTCGACTTCAGAAAGTAACCGCCATGCTTCAGGAACGGCGCACAAAAACCGAGATATCAGAAGCGCTCGGGTTTACCCATCTCTCAACGTTTCTCCGCTGGATGAAAGCGCAGAAAAACATCTAG
- a CDS encoding PIG-L deacetylase family protein: MKKVLAFGCHPDDIEFMAAGTLALLAERGYEVHLATMTGGEVGSPTLSREAIKAKRLGEAAAAAKVLNGKYHYAGGCDLEVEYNAFYRRAATKIMREVDPEIVFTLPPTDYMADHELTSRLVRNAAYIAPVPLYDCGTAAPPTARAPHLYYWNAIGLKDIFGRPLPMSLGVDITSVVGMKEKMLACHESQREWLAALGWDSYLKVMQNWSREQGCLIGCEFGECFIQHRGAGFPQDNRLVEVLGDLCFTCKA; the protein is encoded by the coding sequence ATGAAAAAAGTTTTGGCATTTGGTTGTCATCCGGATGACATTGAATTCATGGCCGCCGGTACGCTGGCGCTATTGGCGGAGCGGGGCTATGAAGTTCATCTGGCCACCATGACAGGGGGTGAGGTCGGTTCCCCGACGCTTTCCCGCGAGGCGATCAAAGCGAAGCGCCTGGGGGAGGCGGCGGCCGCCGCCAAGGTGTTGAACGGGAAATATCATTATGCCGGTGGTTGCGATCTGGAGGTTGAGTACAACGCCTTCTATCGCCGGGCGGCCACGAAGATCATGCGCGAAGTCGATCCCGAGATTGTTTTCACGCTACCGCCAACGGATTACATGGCGGATCATGAGCTGACTTCACGGCTGGTCCGGAACGCGGCCTATATCGCGCCTGTTCCACTTTATGATTGCGGGACTGCGGCGCCCCCCACGGCCCGTGCCCCGCACCTCTATTACTGGAATGCCATCGGTCTCAAAGATATTTTCGGGCGCCCGCTACCGATGAGTCTAGGTGTTGATATCACCTCGGTCGTGGGCATGAAGGAGAAAATGCTGGCCTGCCACGAATCACAGCGTGAATGGCTGGCGGCGCTGGGGTGGGACTCCTACTTGAAGGTGATGCAGAACTGGTCACGCGAGCAGGGTTGTTTGATCGGTTGCGAATTCGGGGAGTGTTTTATCCAGCATCGCGGCGCCGGCTTCCCCCAGGACAACCGTCTGGTGGAAGTGTTGGGCGACCTTTGTTTCACTTGCAAAGCCTGA
- a CDS encoding TIM barrel protein — translation MQGTFRFSFGPWNIHEGADPFGPQVRGSLPFAKKLDYYKKLGFDGVQFHDDDVVPNMNELTPAAIITEAGKVKTLLDQHGLVPEFVAPRLWEDARTTDGGYTSNSAAERQFALDRSLRTIDIARALGTKNIVLWLAREGTYIRESKDSVTSALRIAEAVQKMLDYDKTIRVMIESKPNEPMDHTYIPTIGHAIGLGLLTNDPARVGCLIESAHAILAGLDPSDEMGYALAHKKLWSVHLNDQNGLKFDQDKTFGSVDLRRAFNQVRILDRHGFGNNGEWVGLDVKAMRTQKVPAVSHLSNSREIFMNLLEVSRSLDEKQIEALIAERDYEGLDLLIMQSLLGKRGRK, via the coding sequence ATGCAGGGAACTTTCAGATTTTCGTTCGGGCCGTGGAACATTCATGAAGGCGCGGATCCGTTTGGCCCGCAGGTGCGCGGCAGTTTGCCGTTTGCCAAAAAACTGGACTACTATAAGAAACTCGGGTTTGACGGGGTTCAATTCCACGATGACGATGTAGTGCCAAACATGAACGAGCTGACGCCTGCCGCCATCATCACCGAGGCAGGCAAAGTCAAGACGCTGCTCGACCAGCATGGTCTTGTACCCGAGTTTGTCGCCCCCCGGTTATGGGAGGATGCGCGGACAACGGATGGGGGATACACCTCCAACAGTGCCGCAGAGCGCCAGTTTGCCCTCGACCGATCCCTGCGCACAATTGATATCGCCCGGGCCCTAGGCACGAAGAACATCGTCCTCTGGCTCGCCCGGGAAGGAACCTACATCCGGGAATCCAAGGATTCCGTCACCTCCGCCTTGCGCATTGCCGAGGCGGTTCAGAAAATGCTCGACTATGATAAGACCATTCGCGTGATGATCGAGTCGAAGCCCAATGAGCCCATGGATCATACCTATATCCCGACCATTGGCCATGCGATCGGACTTGGGTTGCTAACGAATGATCCCGCCCGGGTCGGTTGCCTGATTGAGAGTGCCCACGCCATCCTGGCCGGGCTCGATCCTTCCGATGAAATGGGCTATGCGCTGGCACATAAGAAGTTGTGGAGCGTTCACCTGAACGACCAGAACGGCTTGAAGTTTGACCAGGACAAGACCTTTGGGTCGGTCGATTTACGCCGCGCCTTCAATCAGGTTCGTATCCTCGACCGCCATGGGTTCGGGAATAACGGCGAGTGGGTCGGTCTGGATGTCAAGGCGATGCGAACCCAGAAAGTTCCCGCCGTCAGCCATCTGTCCAATAGCCGGGAGATCTTCATGAATCTGCTTGAGGTGTCGCGCTCACTGGACGAGAAGCAGATCGAGGCCTTAATTGCAGAGCGGGATTATGAAGGGTTGGACCTGCTGATTATGCAGTCCCTGCTTGGGAAAAGAGGCCGGAAATGA
- a CDS encoding aminotransferase class I/II-fold pyridoxal phosphate-dependent enzyme, giving the protein MYRAGQKEIDEVSKVILSKQWFRVGDVTAGHLQEVQRFEQEWAAKMGVPYALLMSGGGTAGLVCALAGLGIGPGDEVIVPAYTWLATATSVLTVGAIPVLAEVDETLGLDPADFERKIGPHVKAVIPVHMSGRPANLEAILAIARKRGIKVIEDSCQMDGGSYKGRRTGTWGDAGVYSFNFFKIISAGGEGGCLVTNDRRVYERALIYHDSGAVFRPKAGELSEPIFVAQQYRADEVMGAIARVQLERMDGIIADLRRNRKALVGAVELQNKVTVAPSNDQEGDCGVMLTLQFKDEAMARTFASALGVGGLVLIDHHKHVYTNWGPLREKRSSHHPDMNPFFFPKNIGLRADYSDTACPRTLDILRRTVYVSVDPDWTDEQVTAKYEAIKRATQAL; this is encoded by the coding sequence ATGTATCGTGCTGGACAAAAAGAAATTGATGAGGTGTCTAAGGTTATTTTATCCAAACAGTGGTTCCGGGTTGGGGACGTCACTGCGGGCCATTTGCAGGAAGTTCAGCGTTTTGAACAGGAGTGGGCTGCGAAAATGGGTGTCCCCTATGCCCTGCTCATGAGTGGTGGCGGTACGGCGGGTTTGGTGTGCGCCTTGGCGGGACTTGGCATTGGGCCGGGTGACGAGGTGATTGTGCCCGCGTATACCTGGTTGGCGACTGCCACTTCGGTACTGACGGTTGGCGCTATTCCGGTGCTGGCAGAAGTGGATGAAACCCTGGGGCTCGATCCCGCCGACTTTGAGCGAAAGATAGGGCCTCATGTCAAGGCGGTCATTCCCGTCCACATGAGTGGTCGACCTGCTAATTTGGAGGCCATCCTGGCAATTGCCCGGAAGCGAGGGATTAAAGTGATTGAAGATTCCTGCCAGATGGATGGCGGTTCCTATAAGGGGCGGCGGACAGGGACATGGGGAGATGCCGGGGTCTATAGTTTTAACTTTTTCAAAATTATTTCGGCCGGTGGTGAAGGCGGATGCTTGGTGACGAATGACCGGCGTGTTTATGAACGCGCCTTGATCTATCATGATTCCGGCGCGGTGTTCCGCCCGAAAGCGGGAGAACTGAGCGAACCAATTTTTGTGGCCCAACAATATCGTGCGGATGAGGTTATGGGGGCCATTGCGCGTGTGCAGCTGGAACGTATGGATGGGATCATTGCTGACCTGCGCCGGAACCGTAAGGCGCTCGTCGGTGCTGTGGAGCTCCAGAACAAGGTGACGGTGGCTCCTAGCAATGACCAGGAAGGTGATTGTGGGGTGATGTTGACCCTCCAGTTCAAGGATGAGGCGATGGCTCGTACCTTTGCCTCTGCGCTAGGGGTGGGGGGGCTGGTGCTGATCGATCATCATAAGCACGTTTACACCAATTGGGGCCCATTGCGTGAAAAACGCAGTTCCCACCACCCGGATATGAATCCATTCTTTTTCCCCAAGAACATAGGGTTAAGGGCTGATTATAGCGATACGGCCTGTCCGCGCACGTTGGACATACTGCGCCGGACGGTATATGTGTCCGTCGATCCGGATTGGACTGACGAACAAGTTACAGCGAAATACGAAGCAATAAAGAGAGCAACTCAGGCTCTTTAA
- a CDS encoding AAA family ATPase has product MYRYAMEYLKEWKTRSNRKPLIIRGARQVGKSHLVRDFAKLEFKTFVEVNLDEDLRVVPYFDKPDPMETLRLLELHFETTLEPENTLLFIDEIQAAPHLLAKFRYFYEKLPALHVIAAGSLLDFTLEQHDFSMPVGRIEYLHLGPMSFSEFLLATGHEQSCAFIKGFKIGDDIPEPLHNKFSDLLVSYIVVGGMPESVSAFAQRQSYRECDFIKNTILATYKDDFSKYGERVNLQHLLTVYEALPNLVGRKVKYVNISRDIRARDLSRALQMLALARVCHLVYHSSCNGIPLGAETDRNTFKPLFLDVGLLLSACGLSMTDIKSAAALMMVNSGQICEQFVGQQLLYRQELYKQPELHYWLREKPSSNAEVDYVIALGSQIIPVEVKAGKTGNLRSLHQFTIEKGLHFAIKICSERPSLVKALGKMPDGRTYNSQILNLPFYLIEKLDYANVDFLKPLCLPTSES; this is encoded by the coding sequence ATGTATCGTTATGCCATGGAATACCTGAAAGAATGGAAGACAAGGAGCAATCGAAAGCCTCTTATCATTCGCGGCGCACGCCAGGTCGGCAAGTCTCATCTGGTCAGGGACTTTGCAAAACTTGAATTTAAGACGTTCGTCGAAGTCAATCTCGATGAAGACCTGCGCGTTGTCCCATACTTTGACAAGCCAGATCCAATGGAAACTCTGCGTCTGCTCGAACTCCACTTTGAAACAACACTTGAGCCGGAAAACACCCTTCTGTTCATTGATGAAATTCAAGCAGCCCCCCATCTGCTCGCAAAGTTTCGATATTTCTACGAGAAACTCCCCGCCCTTCACGTCATCGCCGCTGGTTCACTCCTGGATTTCACTCTGGAACAGCATGACTTCTCCATGCCGGTGGGCAGAATTGAATATCTGCATCTCGGCCCGATGAGTTTCTCCGAATTTCTCCTCGCCACAGGACATGAACAGTCCTGCGCCTTTATCAAAGGATTCAAAATCGGAGACGACATCCCGGAACCCTTACACAACAAATTTTCCGATTTGCTGGTCTCCTATATCGTGGTGGGAGGAATGCCCGAGAGCGTAAGCGCTTTTGCACAACGCCAATCATATCGGGAATGCGACTTTATCAAGAACACCATCCTCGCCACCTACAAGGATGATTTCAGCAAATACGGCGAGAGGGTCAATCTACAACACCTCCTCACGGTCTATGAAGCACTCCCGAACCTTGTCGGACGAAAGGTCAAGTATGTAAACATCTCCCGGGACATCCGGGCCAGGGACCTGTCTCGCGCCCTGCAGATGCTGGCGTTGGCCCGGGTATGCCACCTGGTATATCATTCTTCATGCAATGGCATTCCGCTGGGGGCCGAGACCGATAGAAATACGTTCAAACCTCTTTTTCTTGATGTCGGCCTGTTACTGAGCGCGTGCGGACTGTCCATGACCGACATCAAAAGCGCGGCGGCGCTCATGATGGTGAACTCGGGGCAGATCTGCGAACAGTTTGTCGGGCAGCAGCTTCTGTATAGACAGGAGTTGTACAAGCAGCCGGAACTTCACTACTGGCTGCGTGAAAAACCTTCATCCAATGCCGAGGTGGATTATGTGATTGCCCTTGGATCTCAAATCATTCCCGTTGAAGTGAAAGCCGGGAAGACTGGTAACCTTCGCTCCCTCCATCAATTCACTATTGAAAAAGGCCTCCATTTCGCGATCAAGATCTGCTCGGAAAGGCCTTCGCTGGTTAAGGCTCTCGGCAAAATGCCGGACGGGAGAACTTACAACAGTCAGATCCTTAATCTCCCCTTCTATCTCATTGAGAAACTTGACTATGCTAATGTTGATTTCCTTAAACCCCTGTGTTTGCCGACATCCGAGAGTTGA
- a CDS encoding Gfo/Idh/MocA family oxidoreductase, with protein MINVGVIGTGYIGPIHLEALRRVEGVRIKSVCDINLELARQAARKYDIPNAYDNPESILNDAGIDVIHNCTPNKFHYPINKLALERGKHVLSEKPLAMNLSEAAELVELAEKKGLVNGVNFCYRYYPVVQEMAVRVRRGDLGTVRMVSGSYYQDWLSRAIDYSWRLERSESGDSNITADLGSHWFDLVQFVTGLSVEQVMADFASIIPKRQKPRKQVLAFAQAADSATEEVNVELEDYSATLFRLSNGAPGSFSTCEACAGRKSDTEFQIYGSECSMAWNHKHSTELWIGHREKPNEILTEAPALLDKSIARYATLPGGHPLGYHDAEVNLFRDFYNAVKGDPLVSPVSRPDFKTGYDEMKILAALVESNRTRQWKKINSRMSANTGV; from the coding sequence ATGATTAACGTCGGGGTGATTGGAACCGGTTATATCGGCCCGATCCATCTGGAGGCCCTGCGCCGGGTGGAAGGGGTCCGGATCAAGTCGGTCTGCGACATTAATCTGGAATTGGCCCGGCAGGCTGCCCGGAAATACGACATTCCTAATGCCTATGATAACCCCGAGAGTATCTTGAATGACGCCGGGATCGACGTCATCCATAATTGCACGCCGAACAAGTTCCATTACCCCATCAATAAGCTGGCATTGGAACGGGGTAAGCATGTGCTGTCGGAGAAACCGTTGGCCATGAACCTCTCTGAAGCGGCGGAATTGGTGGAGCTCGCGGAGAAGAAGGGGTTGGTGAATGGCGTCAATTTCTGTTACCGCTACTATCCCGTGGTTCAGGAAATGGCGGTCAGGGTGAGGCGTGGTGACCTGGGGACCGTGCGGATGGTCAGCGGCTCCTATTATCAGGACTGGCTCTCCCGTGCGATCGATTATTCCTGGCGTCTGGAACGCTCTGAAAGCGGGGACTCGAACATCACGGCCGATCTGGGCAGTCATTGGTTTGATCTGGTCCAGTTCGTTACCGGACTTTCCGTGGAACAGGTAATGGCCGATTTCGCCTCGATCATTCCCAAGCGGCAAAAGCCCCGCAAACAGGTGTTGGCCTTTGCCCAGGCGGCTGATTCGGCAACTGAAGAAGTTAACGTCGAATTGGAAGACTACTCGGCCACCTTGTTCCGTCTTTCGAATGGGGCACCGGGTTCGTTTTCCACCTGTGAGGCCTGTGCCGGCCGCAAATCGGACACGGAGTTCCAGATTTATGGCAGCGAATGTTCCATGGCCTGGAACCATAAACATTCGACGGAACTGTGGATTGGCCACCGGGAAAAGCCCAACGAGATCCTGACCGAAGCGCCAGCCTTGCTGGACAAAAGTATCGCGCGGTACGCGACACTGCCGGGCGGGCATCCGCTGGGGTATCACGATGCGGAAGTGAATCTCTTCAGGGATTTCTACAATGCCGTTAAAGGCGATCCGCTGGTGTCGCCTGTTTCCCGTCCGGATTTCAAGACCGGCTATGACGAGATGAAAATATTGGCGGCCCTAGTCGAGAGCAATCGGACGCGGCAGTGGAAGAAGATCAACTCTCGGATGTCGGCAAACACAGGGGTTTAA
- a CDS encoding protein kinase, translating to MSSTQLDTAPPRPPPAGRDTPTLLDLSHTVSGTPVPPREIAPYQILSEIGRGGMSTVFLAKDIKLGRFVAIKRLSPAFLTDGSMRDRFLREAQLIASLNHIYIVKLYDFDITRPDPQIVMEYVAGPGKPPAPDWPPLSLNLEQKLEQNEAPLSLRVSVILVKKLCTAIEYAHRRGVIHRDLKPSNVLLDDHGEPRIVDFGIARQTTSEAAKLTMTSTRMLSLGYSAPEQETNPAIADERSDVYSLGGILYFCLTGENPRFFRDSRVPDCLRPIILKAMEQDPAQRWPSAKDFADVLAQSAGDFLSPLTDPGMWRCKWCNALNPVDSRYCTHCNWDGLESCPECAGESRVGVRFCGQCSTDIKAFEDMRALISRLRDYRRQKDFARIQDAVEAANRFQPRGAKGKELLKEILELGETATWALKRKDELTQAITTSLDQQNYEEVRERLNEYGVLDDGPEYRDLRGELPWRIAERKIIALRTELEQTRQMIIEKQPGQARTQLTDIENRLLSLGQLESQFPSLKGALIHDSRQPDVEPGSYAKAVTALASDISQLKSELDRIRQSIERLVQSATLALQAQDYDGCLKICAELNGLSTDPSPADALAEKAKRQNEQMDRLLTRAEDALRKGDLKSAERTTRDVLDRFKQDSLPARRLLGQIRKDQRHRTARVWAIGTAVAATLYVFSIGPVFHLMLSGPPASVTTRDTLRTIYQPVYWLQAHTLFKVPLEQYANHWDPTIFETR from the coding sequence GTGAGCTCAACCCAACTCGATACCGCCCCCCCGCGCCCCCCTCCCGCAGGCAGGGACACTCCTACCCTCCTTGACCTGAGCCACACCGTCTCCGGTACCCCTGTTCCACCCCGCGAGATCGCCCCTTACCAGATCCTCAGCGAGATCGGGCGGGGCGGGATGAGCACGGTCTTCCTAGCCAAAGATATCAAACTCGGACGCTTCGTCGCCATCAAGCGACTCAGTCCAGCCTTCCTGACCGATGGCTCCATGCGTGACCGCTTCCTCCGTGAGGCGCAGCTGATCGCCTCCCTCAATCACATCTACATTGTCAAACTGTACGATTTCGACATCACCCGCCCCGATCCCCAGATTGTCATGGAATACGTGGCCGGTCCGGGCAAACCGCCCGCCCCCGACTGGCCGCCCCTCTCCCTTAATCTGGAGCAGAAACTGGAACAGAACGAAGCCCCCCTCTCCCTGCGCGTCTCCGTCATCCTCGTCAAAAAGCTCTGCACCGCCATCGAATATGCCCATCGCCGCGGCGTCATTCACCGCGACCTTAAACCCTCCAATGTCCTCCTCGATGACCACGGCGAACCCCGCATCGTGGATTTCGGCATCGCCCGCCAGACGACCTCCGAGGCCGCCAAACTGACAATGACCAGTACCCGCATGCTCTCCCTCGGCTACTCGGCCCCCGAGCAGGAAACCAATCCGGCCATCGCGGACGAACGGTCCGATGTCTACAGCCTCGGCGGTATCCTGTATTTCTGCCTGACGGGCGAAAACCCCCGTTTCTTCCGGGACAGCCGGGTGCCGGATTGCCTGCGTCCCATTATCCTGAAGGCGATGGAGCAGGATCCCGCCCAACGCTGGCCCTCTGCCAAGGACTTTGCCGACGTCCTGGCCCAGTCGGCGGGCGATTTCCTGTCGCCCCTCACCGATCCCGGCATGTGGCGCTGCAAATGGTGCAACGCCCTTAACCCGGTGGACAGCCGGTATTGCACCCACTGCAACTGGGATGGCCTGGAAAGTTGCCCGGAATGCGCCGGCGAAAGCCGGGTAGGCGTCCGTTTCTGCGGCCAATGCTCCACCGACATCAAGGCCTTCGAGGATATGCGGGCCCTGATCAGCCGGTTACGCGACTACCGGCGCCAGAAGGATTTCGCGCGTATCCAGGACGCCGTGGAGGCGGCCAACCGGTTCCAGCCCCGAGGCGCCAAAGGCAAGGAATTACTAAAAGAAATCCTTGAATTAGGTGAAACCGCCACCTGGGCGCTCAAACGCAAGGATGAATTGACCCAGGCCATCACCACAAGTCTCGACCAGCAGAATTACGAAGAAGTACGAGAACGCCTTAATGAATACGGCGTACTCGATGATGGGCCCGAATACAGGGACCTGCGCGGCGAACTCCCTTGGCGTATCGCCGAGCGCAAGATTATCGCGCTCAGAACGGAGCTGGAGCAGACCCGGCAGATGATCATTGAGAAACAGCCCGGCCAGGCGCGGACCCAGCTCACGGATATTGAAAACCGGCTCCTCTCCCTCGGCCAATTGGAATCCCAGTTTCCCTCACTCAAAGGGGCACTGATCCACGACAGCCGTCAACCGGACGTTGAACCGGGCTCCTACGCCAAGGCCGTCACCGCCCTCGCCTCCGATATCAGCCAATTGAAATCGGAACTGGACCGCATTCGCCAATCCATCGAACGCCTCGTCCAGTCGGCCACACTGGCACTGCAAGCTCAGGACTATGACGGATGCCTTAAAATCTGTGCAGAACTGAATGGGCTCTCCACAGACCCGTCACCCGCCGATGCCCTGGCGGAAAAAGCCAAACGCCAGAACGAACAGATGGACAGGCTTCTGACACGAGCTGAAGATGCCCTGAGAAAGGGTGACTTGAAATCGGCCGAACGCACCACTCGGGACGTACTCGACCGGTTCAAACAGGACTCACTCCCCGCACGCCGCCTCCTCGGCCAGATCCGGAAGGACCAGCGGCACCGCACGGCCAGGGTATGGGCGATCGGCACCGCGGTCGCCGCCACCCTCTATGTGTTCAGCATCGGCCCCGTATTCCACTTGATGCTGAGCGGCCCCCCTGCGTCAGTCACCACCCGGGACACGCTGCGCACCATTTATCAGCCCGTTTACTGGCTGCAGGCCCACACGTTATTTAAAGTCCCTTTGGAGCAATACGCCAACCACTGGGATCCCACCATTTTCGAGACACGGTAG